One window of the Saccopteryx leptura isolate mSacLep1 chromosome 9, mSacLep1_pri_phased_curated, whole genome shotgun sequence genome contains the following:
- the LOC136380925 gene encoding myosin-binding protein C, cardiac-type-like isoform X2: MRHNIFSQRTEPIQFTKCIQNIVVSEHQSATFECEVPLDDAIVTWYKGPTELIESQKYNSRNDGRCHYMTIHNVTPDEEGVYSVITRLEPRGEARSTAEPYLTTKEIKFEMKPPEIKMFSSRPIRNSAVLQFGCQFIPSTHTRFCSLVNEQHLEGNITGAWACQVPC, translated from the exons ATGCGGCATAACATTTTCTCCCAAAGAA ctgaACCAATTCAGTTTACAAAGTGTATACAGAACATTGTGGTGAGCGAGCATCAATCTGCCACCTTTGAGTGTGAAGTGCCCTTAGATGATGCCATTGTTACATGGTATAAAGGACCAACAGAATTGATTGAGAGCCAGAAATACAACTCTAGGAATGATGGTCGCTGCCACTATATGACCATCCATAATGTGACCCCAGATGAGGAAG gtgTCTATTCAGTAATCACTCGACTGGAGCCAAGAGGAGAAGCGAGAAGCACAGCAGAGCCGTACTTGACAACTAAAG AAATCAAATTTGAGATGAAGCCTCCtg aaatcaAAATGTTCAGCTCCCGTCCTATCAGAAACAGTGCCGTGTTGCAATTTGGATGCCAATTTATACCTTCAACCCATACAAGATTTTGCTCCTTAGTAAATGAACAGCATTTGGAAGGGAACATTACAG
- the LOC136380925 gene encoding myosin-binding protein C, cardiac-type-like isoform X3, giving the protein MRHNIFSQRTEPIQFTKCIQNIVVSEHQSATFECEVPLDDAIVTWYKGPTELIESQKYNSRNDGRCHYMTIHNVTPDEEGVYSVITRLEPRGEARSTAEPYLTTKEIKFEMKPPEIKMFSSRPIRNSAVLQFGCQFIPSTHTRFCSLVNEQHLEGNITGL; this is encoded by the exons ATGCGGCATAACATTTTCTCCCAAAGAA ctgaACCAATTCAGTTTACAAAGTGTATACAGAACATTGTGGTGAGCGAGCATCAATCTGCCACCTTTGAGTGTGAAGTGCCCTTAGATGATGCCATTGTTACATGGTATAAAGGACCAACAGAATTGATTGAGAGCCAGAAATACAACTCTAGGAATGATGGTCGCTGCCACTATATGACCATCCATAATGTGACCCCAGATGAGGAAG gtgTCTATTCAGTAATCACTCGACTGGAGCCAAGAGGAGAAGCGAGAAGCACAGCAGAGCCGTACTTGACAACTAAAG AAATCAAATTTGAGATGAAGCCTCCtg aaatcaAAATGTTCAGCTCCCGTCCTATCAGAAACAGTGCCGTGTTGCAATTTGGATGCCAATTTATACCTTCAACCCATACAAGATTTTGCTCCTTAGTAAATGAACAGCATTTGGAAGGGAACATTACAG